Proteins encoded together in one Quercus lobata isolate SW786 chromosome 3, ValleyOak3.0 Primary Assembly, whole genome shotgun sequence window:
- the LOC115981274 gene encoding NADP-dependent malic enzyme-like, with translation MELQERNERLFYKFLIDNVEELLPVVYTPTVGEACQKYGSIFKRPQGLYISSKEKGNILEVLKNWPERTIQAIVVTDGEQISGLGDLGCQGMGIPVGKLSLYTAHGGLCPSVLLKDEFYIGLRQSRANGKCRDAICNDP, from the exons ATGGAGCTTCAG gagaGGAATGAAAGGCTATTCTACAAATTTCTCATTGATAATGTTGAGGAATTGCTCCCAGTTGTCTATACTCCAACTGTGGGTGAGGCTTGCCAGAAGTATGGGAGCATTTTCAAGCGCCCTCAGGGTCTTTACATAAGTTCGAAAGAAAA GGGCAATATTCTTGAGGTGTTGAAGAACTGGCCTGAGAGGACTATTCAAGCAATTGTTGTGACGGATGGTGAGCAAATTTCGGGACTTGGGGATCTTGGCTGTCAG GGGATGGGGATTCCTGTGGGGAAATTGTCTTTGTATACAGCACACGGAGGTCTTTGTCCTTCTGTA TTGTTGAAAGACGAGTTCTACATTGGGCTTAGACAAAGCAGGGCAAATGGGAAGTGTAGGGacgcgatttgtaacgacccatga
- the LOC115981275 gene encoding uncharacterized protein LOC115981275, which yields MKKLVRKRARDYNSDNDENDDERDVGSDGESEKEEEEAEDMDVNGDNGVSDDEENGEIQPGITMFLEGSRAFKMAFKSIIKKCLPEDALGPVLLAHKKLIAEKLAEEEAERKAKFA from the exons ATGAAGAAACTTGTTCGAAAGAGGGCAAGAGATTACAATTCAGATAAtgatgagaatgatgatgaGAGAGATGTGGGTAGTGATGGTGAATctgaaaaagaagaggaagaagcagaggacATGGATGTGAATGGGGATAATGGGGTTTCTGATGATGAGGAAAATGGCGAAATTCAACCCGGAATCACTATGTTTTTGGAGGGTTCTAGAGCATTCAAGATGGCATTCAAGAGTATTATCAAGAAGTGTCTGCCTGAGGATGCACTT GGTCCGGTGTTGTTAGCACACAAGAAGCTCATTGCGGAGAAGCTTGCAGAAGAGGAGGCCGAGCGGAAGGCAAAATTTGCCTAA
- the LOC115982843 gene encoding uncharacterized protein LOC115982843 isoform X2: MSVVAYEFLNVNLGGRKRVCETHPANYLDSYEKFLRGVATKGVNKAQHAQKGLDPLSYKDAKAIRKWRKETFFSALGKPSKPVDTPAKGHTSKGEENREGPA, translated from the exons ATGTCAGTGGTTGCTTATGagtttttaaatgttaatttaGGTGGGAGAAAAAGGGTATGTGAGACACATCCTGCAAATTATTTGGATTCGTATGAAAAGTTTCTGAGAGGGGTTGCTACAAAGGGG GTCAACAAGGCACAACATGCTCAGAAAGGTTTGGATCCTTTGAGTTATAAAGATGCAAAAG CAATAAGGAAGTGGAGGAAAGAAACCTTCTTCTCAGCACTGGGCAAGCCATCAAAGCCCGTTGACACTCCTGCAAAG GGCCATACATCTAAAGGTGAGGAAAATAGAGAAGGGCCTGCCTAG
- the LOC115982843 gene encoding uncharacterized protein LOC115982843 isoform X1, whose translation MSVVAYEFLNVNLGGRKRVCETHPANYLDSYEKFLRGVATKGVNKAQHAQKGLDPLSYKDAKAIRKWRKETFFSALGKPSKPVDTPAKFCDMQGHTSKGEENREGPA comes from the exons ATGTCAGTGGTTGCTTATGagtttttaaatgttaatttaGGTGGGAGAAAAAGGGTATGTGAGACACATCCTGCAAATTATTTGGATTCGTATGAAAAGTTTCTGAGAGGGGTTGCTACAAAGGGG GTCAACAAGGCACAACATGCTCAGAAAGGTTTGGATCCTTTGAGTTATAAAGATGCAAAAG CAATAAGGAAGTGGAGGAAAGAAACCTTCTTCTCAGCACTGGGCAAGCCATCAAAGCCCGTTGACACTCCTGCAAAG TTTTGTGATATGCAGGGCCATACATCTAAAGGTGAGGAAAATAGAGAAGGGCCTGCCTAG